A stretch of DNA from Candidatus Paceibacterota bacterium:
TTATAAGTTGTGCAATTACCTCAAGACCTCTTTTTTTATATGCTCCTTCTATGTCTTTTTCTAGATCAAAATCATCATTATTAATTTTTTCAACATCGTTATTAGAAAAATTCTCTAAAATTTCTTTAGTTTCTTCTTTGGGTTTATTTAAAAAAGAAAGCATCTCTTCTGGGATTTCTTCTTCAGAAAAATTCATTGTTGTTATTTCTGTAATATGTCCATCTTTTTCTTTAATAGAAAACGCTGCATATTCACTTCCTTTTTTACAATGAGTAAAAGCATTAGCAAGGGCTTCGTCAATAACCAAAGAAATATCATATTTTTTTTCTTCGCTTTCTCTGCTACAAAGAATCTTTGCTAGACAATTTCTTATAATGCTGACTATTTCACGACTAGCCTTAAGTGGAATTAATATTTTTATTTCATCATCGTCCTTTTGTATTTCTAAAGTTTCCTTAATGTAATTATTGCATTCATCCAAACATCTTCTTCTGTCTTTCTTTTCTTCTTCAGTTAATTTTTTTTCTTTATCTTCTACCATAGGAAAAGAAGAATTTATCATGTTTTTTAAATTATCTGCAAAATTTTTCATCTCCTCCATTTTTTCTGGAGAAAGATTCAATTCCTCCGCAAAAAAATCCAACTCAGTTTTTGGTTTTTCTGGTTGCTCAATATTCATATTTTTTTATAAGATTTTTATAAAACTTTTAAAGCTAAAAGTCAAGTTAAGATACATGATTTTTGTATATTCCACCAAGCACCAAGAATATTAATACTTTAGCTTGAAAAAGTCTCTAAAATTTGAAAGAATAAGTTATTAAATCATGGCAGATAAAAAATATATTTTGGATATGTTTCCCTATCCTTCGGGAGAGGGGCTTCATGTTGGACACGTTGAATCCTACACCGCAACTGATATCTACTCACGCTATATGAAAATGCGTGGCTTTGAAGTTTTACATCCCCAGGGCTGGGATGCTTTTGGTTTGCCGGCCGAGAACTTTGCGATAAAAACTGGTGTACATCCTAAAGAGACCACAAAAAAAGCAATTAAAAAATTTAAGGAACAGATGGAAATGCTTGGTTTTGATTATGACTGGGAAAGGGAAATAAATTCTTCCGACCCTGAATACTACAAATGGACTCAGTGGATGTTTTTACAATTTTATAAAAACGGGCTCGCTTATAAAAAGAAGGCCAGGGTCAACTGGTGCCCGAAATGCAAAACAGTTCTTGCAAACGAACAGGCAGAGGGTGGCAAATGCGAAAGATGTGAAAGCGAAGTTATCCAGAAAGAACTTGAACAGTGGTTTTTAAAAATTACAGATTTTGCAGAAGATTTACTAAATGATCTTGACAATGTTGATTGGCCTGAATCAACGAAACTTACCCAAAAAAACTGGATTGGAAAATCAGAAGGTGCTGAAGTTGATTTTGAAATCGATGGAGAACGAGTAACTGTCTTTACGACTCGTCCCGACACTTTGTTCGGCGCAACTTATTT
This window harbors:
- a CDS encoding class I tRNA ligase family protein yields the protein MADKKYILDMFPYPSGEGLHVGHVESYTATDIYSRYMKMRGFEVLHPQGWDAFGLPAENFAIKTGVHPKETTKKAIKKFKEQMEMLGFDYDWEREINSSDPEYYKWTQWMFLQFYKNGLAYKKKARVNWCPKCKTVLANEQAEGGKCERCESEVIQKELEQWFLKITDFAEDLLNDLDNVDWPESTKLTQKNWIGKSEGAEVDFEIDGERVTVFTTRPDTLFGATYFVLSPEHPILQNQKSKIKNQKEVWDYIEKAKKKTTLERTDLEKEKTGVKVEGLDAINPVNPKEKLPVFVADYVMMDYGTGAIMAVPAHDQRDFEFAKKYKLPIKPVVFKECPESRSFVMGLNEEKLKKLGVQILEKTAKGFLKIKIPYSKLEEY